The Bradyrhizobium guangxiense genomic sequence GCCCAGGATTGCAGGTCCTCCTCGAGCACCGGCCTGTTGCCCTTCGGCTGCTTCGGACCGGTGAAGCCCGGCGTCAACGCGAACGGATCGTTCAGGATCGCGATCAGGCTGGTGTCCTTAGCGACGGCGTCGAAAGTCGCCTTCGCGCTCGCCGCGGTGCCGCCGGAGAGCGTACCGCGCATGTCGCGCACACGGCCCTTGACGCGCGCCGCGGGTGCGCCGAACACGCGCTTGGCCTCTTCCTGCACGAAGAAAGTACCAAGCTCGAACGGCACGGAATCGAAGCCGCAGGAGAACACGATGCGCGCGCCGCTCTGTTTCGCAGCCGCCTCGTACTTGTCGATCATCTGCCGCATCCAGATCGGCTCGCCGCAGAGGTCGAAATAATCCACACCCGCAGCGACGCAGGCCGCGAGCAGCCCCTCGCCGTAGACCTGATACGGACCAACCGTCGTGATCACCGACCTGGTTTGTCCCACCATCGCCTTCAGCGACGCAGCATCCGACGCGTCCGCCACGATCAGCGGCGTCTCCGCGGGCGCACCGATTGCATCGCGCACCGATTTCAGCTTGTCGAGGCTGCGGCCCGCCATCGCCCATTTCAGCGCTTTGTCGTCGTTGTAATGCGCCGCCAGATATTCGGCGACGAGCTGGCCGGTGAAACCGGTCGCACCGTAGACGACGATGTCGAATTTCGCTGAGCTCATGATCGGCCTTTACTTTTTCGCGTAACTCACGCCCATGCCGGCACGGACGTCACTTTGAATGCCATAGGGCGGGATCGGATAGCGCAGGCCGTTCCTGGCCAGCGCCTTCATGCCCTGAACCGCCTTGGCGAGATGCGAAGGTTTCAGGGCCATCAGCATCTCCTCGTCCGGCACGCCGCCATAGCGCCGTTCGGCATAACATGGCAAGGACAGGCTGGGCTCCCCGGTCTTAAGCGCGCGCCCCCAGGAATCGGCGCAGGCGGTCTCGCCGACCACGCCCCATTCGAACTTCTTGTAGCCGGTATATTGCAGCCCGTTGATCAGGATGATCATTTGCCCGGGCGTTGCATAGACGAGGCAGATGTCGGGCGGATCGAGCCGGCCGCTCGCGAGCGGACTGACGACGAGCGCCTGATATTGTCCGAACGGCACGACGTC encodes the following:
- a CDS encoding DUF169 domain-containing protein → MQQHNADSIDLAGLVADLNSLLRLKTNVIGMKLFASVAEMEAIPKIRRPNAIHTTDQIVSMAARLGWTVGITADDLVGSQCRAVIGLAPQDEKWLAGENYVGVWHGTAEDARKRQEALDVVPFGQYQALVVSPLASGRLDPPDICLVYATPGQMIILINGLQYTGYKKFEWGVVGETACADSWGRALKTGEPSLSLPCYAERRYGGVPDEEMLMALKPSHLAKAVQGMKALARNGLRYPIPPYGIQSDVRAGMGVSYAKK
- a CDS encoding saccharopine dehydrogenase family protein, whose product is MSSAKFDIVVYGATGFTGQLVAEYLAAHYNDDKALKWAMAGRSLDKLKSVRDAIGAPAETPLIVADASDAASLKAMVGQTRSVITTVGPYQVYGEGLLAACVAAGVDYFDLCGEPIWMRQMIDKYEAAAKQSGARIVFSCGFDSVPFELGTFFVQEEAKRVFGAPAARVKGRVRDMRGTLSGGTAASAKATFDAVAKDTSLIAILNDPFALTPGFTGPKQPKGNRPVLEEDLQSWAAPFMMALINTRNVHRSNMLMGFPYGQDFVYDEMVLTGPGEKGETNAKRVMAANAEKTGPNAPKPGEGPSKEERENGLFNLLYVAIAPDGRMVRAGVTGDRDPGYGSTSKMISECAICLLREATEVPAGFWTPGAAMQHRLIKRLQDHAGLTFKVEA